In a single window of the Candoia aspera isolate rCanAsp1 chromosome 14, rCanAsp1.hap2, whole genome shotgun sequence genome:
- the CEP20 gene encoding centrosomal protein 20: protein MATVAELKAALKDALARSGALGQVRARVRAEVFAVLDDPGEPRPAVPRETLLLNELIREYLQFHRYSSSASVFLAESGQPEIPLGREFLANELNIVEEPSSRSVPLLYGILTQLLRGSEKTVPHMFPRAPSLSCSKWTVSKPSHQRSQTETVPESGHVAGVRLEDMWDSQGIHK, encoded by the exons aTGGCGACCGTCGCCGAGCTGAAAGCGG CCCTGAAGGACGCGCTGGCGAGGAGCGGGGCGCTTGGGCAGGTGCGGGCCCGCGTCCGGGCCGAGGTCTTCGCCGTGCTGGACGACCCGGGCGAGCCGCGCCCCGCCGTCCCCCGCGAGACCCTCCTGCTGAACGAGCTCATCCGCGAGTACCTGCAGTTCCACCGGTACAGCTCCAGCGCCTCCGTGTTCCTGGCCG AGTCCGGCCAGCCCGAAATCCCCCTGGGCCGGGAATTCCTCGCTAACGAGCTCAATATCGTGGAAGAGCCCAGCAGCAGATCCGT GCCACTTTTGTATGGAATTCTAACCCAGCTGTTACGTGGCAGTGAAAAGACGGTCCCCCACATGTTCCCCAGAGCCCCGTCTTTGTCGTGTTCAAAGTGGACTGTCAGCAAGCCATCCCACCAAAGGAGCCAAACGG AAACCGTTCCAGAGTCCGGACACGTGGCTGGGGTGAGACTTGAAGATATGTGGGATTCACAGGGCATCCATAAGTGA